A section of the Nitrospirota bacterium genome encodes:
- the thrC gene encoding threonine synthase, with amino-acid sequence MSYKAWFQCINPHCNERYPLNTIIYRCRRCNSLLEVQHDMQALGSRSAGQWKKLFEDRYKSTEWPYGSGIWGKKEWVLPELSNDNIVSLYEGGTNLFWAERFGKMVGIDNLWIKLCGNSHSGSFKDLGMTVLVSMVKQMISEGAPIQAVACASTGDTSAALAVYCAAAGIQSVVLLPKGRISIAQLVQPIANGALVLQLDTDFDGCMAVVREITKDETIYLANSMNSLRIEGQKTVGIEIVQQFDWEVPDVIVIPGGNLGNVSALGSGLLMMRDLGLITKLPRIVVAQAERANPLYRSYLKNFESFEPIQAQKTLASAIQIGNPVSIEKAIRTLRQFDGIVVDATEQELADAVALGDMTGMFNCPHTGVALAGLIKLLKAGKIDRSEHVVVISTAHGLKFTDFKVAYHEGTLEFPCRFSNKPIELPPTVGAVKEALQHALKKRREIDA; translated from the coding sequence ATGTCATACAAAGCGTGGTTTCAATGCATCAATCCCCACTGTAACGAGCGATATCCGCTCAATACCATTATCTACCGTTGCAGACGCTGTAATTCGCTTCTTGAAGTGCAGCACGACATGCAGGCCCTCGGCAGCAGGAGCGCGGGGCAATGGAAGAAGCTGTTTGAGGACCGGTACAAGTCCACTGAATGGCCCTATGGTTCCGGAATCTGGGGCAAGAAGGAGTGGGTCCTTCCCGAGCTTAGTAATGACAATATCGTTTCGTTGTACGAAGGCGGCACGAACCTGTTCTGGGCCGAGCGGTTCGGCAAGATGGTCGGTATCGACAACCTCTGGATAAAGCTCTGCGGCAACTCCCACAGCGGTTCTTTTAAGGACCTTGGCATGACCGTGCTCGTCTCGATGGTTAAGCAGATGATCAGCGAGGGTGCGCCTATACAGGCAGTTGCCTGTGCGTCTACCGGCGATACCTCGGCTGCGCTGGCTGTGTACTGCGCTGCTGCAGGCATTCAGTCGGTCGTACTTCTGCCTAAAGGCAGGATCTCTATTGCACAGCTTGTCCAGCCGATTGCAAATGGGGCACTGGTACTGCAGCTTGACACGGATTTTGACGGATGCATGGCAGTGGTCAGGGAGATAACAAAGGATGAAACGATATACCTTGCCAATTCGATGAACTCGCTCCGCATAGAGGGGCAGAAGACCGTAGGTATCGAAATTGTTCAGCAGTTCGATTGGGAAGTCCCTGATGTAATTGTTATCCCCGGCGGCAATCTCGGCAATGTCTCTGCGCTGGGCAGCGGACTGCTGATGATGCGCGACCTTGGGCTGATCACGAAACTGCCCCGCATTGTGGTTGCTCAGGCTGAACGTGCAAACCCGCTCTACCGGTCGTATCTGAAAAACTTCGAGTCCTTCGAGCCGATACAGGCCCAGAAGACCCTGGCAAGCGCCATACAGATCGGTAATCCGGTCAGCATCGAAAAAGCGATCCGTACGCTCAGGCAGTTCGATGGCATTGTGGTGGACGCGACTGAACAGGAGCTTGCCGATGCCGTTGCTCTGGGCGACATGACCGGCATGTTCAACTGTCCCCATACCGGCGTTGCGCTTGCAGGCCTGATCAAACTGCTCAAGGCGGGCAAGATAGACCGATCAGAGCATGTGGTGGTCATCTCCACGGCGCATGGCCTGAAGTTTACAGACTTCAAGGTTGCCTATCATGAGGGAACGCTGGAGTTTCCCTGCCGTTTTTCGAACAAACCGATAGAATTGCCGCCAACGGTCGGTGCGGTCAAAGAAGCACTTCAACACGCACTTAAGAAGAGGAGAGAGATAGATGCCTAA